The following proteins are encoded in a genomic region of Reichenbachiella sp.:
- a CDS encoding TonB family protein, with translation MNHLWKYLMRSIANNIFKTFVFCFLLHGACLAQPTQTLYFDKAGQPVDQSIAYYSATGVIPNDKNYFIGKVTEKFTSNGKTKAKKTYDESGQQIGIGVEYYENGQVKEKYQLKNGHIFGGYVFWYPNGVKALEREYTGYSTATEINHRTYNAWDSLGNQLVKDGMGNLIEYRADLSISAKGKIYKGMRSGTWKGYYPNGHSFYTEKYKGGELISGTSTKLDSTKHSYTQINTLPSPTMGFPKYYEKLTKEMRYPKSAKKIGLQGTVHIAYTIDKNGRVADYYIIKGLSPDCNQEALRIFEETSVEWIPGTSRGNPQSFILSLPVSFKL, from the coding sequence ATGAATCATTTGTGGAAGTATCTAATGCGCTCAATAGCTAACAATATTTTCAAAACCTTCGTCTTTTGCTTCTTACTCCATGGAGCTTGTCTAGCACAACCTACACAAACACTTTATTTCGATAAAGCAGGTCAGCCCGTTGATCAAAGTATAGCCTATTATTCAGCTACAGGTGTAATTCCTAATGACAAAAATTACTTCATTGGAAAAGTCACTGAAAAATTCACTTCCAATGGAAAAACGAAAGCCAAAAAAACATATGACGAAAGCGGCCAACAAATTGGAATAGGCGTAGAATATTATGAAAATGGCCAGGTTAAAGAAAAATATCAATTAAAAAATGGACACATATTTGGCGGCTACGTCTTCTGGTATCCAAATGGAGTGAAAGCATTAGAACGAGAATACACTGGGTATTCCACAGCCACGGAAATAAATCATCGCACTTACAATGCCTGGGACTCCTTAGGTAATCAATTAGTCAAAGATGGTATGGGAAACCTAATTGAATATCGTGCTGACTTAAGCATTTCAGCCAAGGGCAAAATATATAAAGGCATGCGAAGCGGAACGTGGAAGGGCTACTATCCTAACGGCCATTCATTCTATACCGAAAAATACAAAGGAGGTGAATTAATCAGCGGCACCAGCACGAAACTGGATAGTACTAAACACAGCTACACACAAATCAATACACTACCCTCTCCTACTATGGGCTTCCCAAAGTATTATGAAAAACTGACTAAAGAAATGCGATACCCAAAGAGTGCTAAAAAGATTGGTCTGCAGGGCACTGTCCATATCGCCTATACTATCGATAAAAACGGCCGAGTAGCGGATTATTATATAATTAAAGGGTTGAGCCCAGACTGTAACCAGGAAGCCTTGAGAATTTTCGAAGAAACTTCGGTGGAGTGGATTCCTGGGACATCCCGAGGCAACCCACAATCCTTCATTCTTTCTCTCCCAGTTTCTTTCAAATTATAG
- a CDS encoding alpha/beta hydrolase: MNHSPKLYIHSQSIQLEYACSGNGEKTLICFHGFGQNLMVFNDLSSGLVDHQVVSVNLFYHGKSVRQGGSKYLLQEEWKNIFAGFLNHLNIDRFSVLGYSLGGRYTSSTLKSFENRIDHCLLIAPDGIVKRSSYEFATFPLGSEQLFGFFMRNPKPFFIFLDLLEKTKMFNQWTIDFSRTQLQDKDQRMRVYHSWITLRKFRMRQAELIERINTGNFKTTVIFGKYDKIIQPERHFYFLNQIPQAKVIILDTGHTKLLNESFVEVSNALNS, translated from the coding sequence ATGAACCATTCGCCCAAACTATACATTCACTCTCAATCAATTCAACTGGAATACGCGTGCTCCGGTAACGGAGAAAAAACACTGATTTGCTTTCATGGATTTGGGCAAAACTTAATGGTATTCAATGACTTATCGAGTGGATTAGTCGATCATCAGGTGGTAAGCGTCAATTTGTTTTATCACGGAAAGAGTGTACGACAGGGCGGCTCCAAATATTTACTTCAAGAGGAATGGAAAAATATTTTTGCTGGGTTTCTTAATCACTTGAATATTGATCGCTTTTCAGTTTTGGGATACAGCTTAGGAGGTAGATATACTTCTAGTACATTAAAATCTTTCGAAAATCGCATTGACCATTGCCTGTTGATTGCTCCCGATGGTATTGTGAAACGTAGTTCCTATGAGTTTGCCACTTTCCCTTTGGGTTCGGAGCAGCTATTTGGTTTCTTCATGAGAAACCCTAAGCCGTTTTTCATTTTTCTGGATCTGTTGGAAAAGACCAAAATGTTTAATCAATGGACGATAGATTTTTCTCGTACTCAGCTACAGGACAAGGATCAGCGAATGAGAGTCTATCATTCATGGATCACCTTACGCAAGTTTAGAATGCGACAAGCCGAACTCATCGAGCGTATAAACACTGGGAATTTTAAGACTACAGTAATTTTCGGAAAATACGACAAAATCATTCAACCTGAGCGACATTTCTATTTCTTAAACCAAATACCACAAGCGAAAGTCATTATCTTAGACACAGGACACACCAAACTTTTGAATGAATCATTTGTGGAAGTATCTAATGCGCTCAATAGCTAA
- a CDS encoding TetR/AcrR family transcriptional regulator has product MINNTKEKILENTEALFNKYGVRSVSMDDIARELSISKKTIYQFFKDKDELVTLITKGHIDRERSEMATVKSTAENAIDELFKLSHCIREHVKEINPSMLFDIQKYHPSAWALWLEYKNVFIKNTILDVIARGKSEGYFRPELDAEIISTFRVESIELSFDEKIFPRDKFDFTEVQMTLFDHFVHGLMTVKGLELYDSLIDAKSYESN; this is encoded by the coding sequence ATGATTAACAATACAAAGGAGAAAATATTAGAAAACACTGAAGCACTCTTTAATAAATATGGAGTACGAAGCGTGTCTATGGATGACATTGCAAGAGAACTTTCTATTTCTAAAAAGACGATTTATCAGTTTTTTAAGGATAAGGATGAATTGGTGACTCTAATAACCAAAGGGCATATAGATCGAGAGCGATCAGAGATGGCGACCGTGAAGTCTACTGCTGAAAACGCAATTGATGAATTGTTCAAACTTTCACATTGTATTCGTGAACATGTTAAGGAAATTAACCCTTCGATGCTTTTTGACATACAAAAGTATCACCCAAGTGCATGGGCGCTGTGGTTGGAGTACAAGAATGTTTTTATTAAAAATACCATTTTGGATGTCATAGCAAGAGGGAAAAGTGAGGGGTATTTTAGACCTGAATTGGATGCTGAAATAATATCCACTTTTCGTGTTGAATCCATAGAGCTAAGCTTTGATGAAAAAATATTTCCAAGAGACAAATTTGATTTTACTGAAGTACAAATGACCTTATTTGATCATTTTGTACATGGACTAATGACCGTAAAAGGTCTAGAACTATATGATAGCTTGATAGATGCTAAATCTTATGAGAGTAATTAA
- a CDS encoding TolC family protein: MRVIKQPILLLLLTMGFVAVHQVSMGQNPESMSVSLEEAIDYALENNQQVKNARLEEEIADKQVGEILADGLPQVNANASLMHNYKIQQTIVESSNGFPPGVPDGEAVALEFGIPYTSGFDFGLTQMVFDGSFFIGLEAAKTFTQLSRKDHIKTKIDIAEAVSKAYFGVLVNVERLALVERNYSRLDSLLQETEVMYQNGFAEKIDVNRVKVQFNNVKVEKDNYQQIVDLSESILKFQMGLKPNTPLILTTEIQTIDYFNFETIKDFTYEQRIEYSQMNIRKELKQLDIKNVRAKYYPKIDLVANYGRNTGNTSLDAVFSDDWFGNGAIGLRASVPIFDGMRKRRQVQQRQLQAQQIDYSLNLLENNIDVEIEQALTSYNRQIEMMQAQRENMELSQEVYEVAKIKYNEGVGSNIEVIDADATFKQAQINYYNALYDALISKIDLQKAYGILL; the protein is encoded by the coding sequence ATGAGAGTAATTAAACAACCAATACTTTTACTACTACTTACAATGGGTTTTGTGGCTGTTCACCAGGTGAGCATGGGCCAAAACCCCGAGTCGATGAGCGTCTCCTTAGAAGAGGCGATTGATTATGCGTTAGAAAACAATCAGCAGGTGAAAAATGCTAGGCTGGAAGAAGAAATAGCCGACAAGCAGGTGGGTGAAATTCTTGCCGATGGATTGCCACAGGTGAATGCAAATGCCAGTTTGATGCATAATTACAAAATTCAGCAAACGATTGTAGAATCTTCAAATGGTTTTCCTCCTGGTGTACCAGACGGTGAGGCTGTTGCTCTGGAATTTGGGATACCGTATACATCCGGTTTTGATTTTGGTTTGACGCAGATGGTGTTTGATGGTTCGTTTTTTATTGGACTTGAGGCAGCGAAGACCTTTACCCAGCTCTCTAGAAAGGATCACATCAAAACGAAGATTGATATCGCAGAGGCGGTGTCTAAAGCCTATTTCGGAGTTTTAGTGAATGTGGAGCGATTGGCCTTAGTGGAACGAAATTATTCTCGATTGGATTCTTTGTTGCAAGAAACAGAGGTGATGTACCAGAACGGATTTGCTGAAAAAATTGATGTAAATAGAGTCAAAGTACAGTTTAACAATGTGAAGGTTGAAAAGGATAACTATCAACAAATTGTTGATTTATCTGAATCTATTCTAAAATTCCAAATGGGATTGAAGCCTAACACACCATTGATATTAACAACTGAAATTCAAACGATAGATTATTTCAATTTTGAGACTATCAAGGACTTTACCTATGAACAAAGAATTGAGTATTCTCAGATGAACATCAGGAAAGAACTCAAGCAACTAGATATAAAAAATGTAAGAGCCAAATACTATCCAAAAATTGATCTCGTAGCCAACTACGGTAGAAATACGGGTAACACCTCCTTAGATGCGGTGTTTTCAGATGACTGGTTTGGGAATGGAGCCATAGGGCTGCGTGCTAGTGTGCCCATTTTTGATGGCATGAGGAAACGCCGCCAGGTGCAACAAAGGCAATTACAAGCCCAGCAAATCGATTATTCCTTGAATCTATTGGAAAATAATATTGATGTAGAAATAGAACAGGCGCTGACTTCGTACAACAGACAAATTGAAATGATGCAAGCACAAAGAGAAAACATGGAATTGTCTCAAGAAGTCTACGAAGTGGCTAAAATTAAATACAATGAAGGCGTGGGGTCAAACATCGAAGTGATCGATGCTGATGCTACCTTCAAACAAGCACAAATAAACTATTACAATGCGCTCTACGATGCGCTCATCTCAAAAATTGACCTGCAAAAAGCCTATGGCATTTTGCTCTAA
- a CDS encoding efflux RND transporter periplasmic adaptor subunit, with amino-acid sequence MKKLTYIIPLILVFAVGCSSDLETKKAEVEELKTQIQDLKGQVVALEEEIRKEDPAYGKVTVNKTLITVLDVVPRYFEHKIEVRGAVESRTNVTVSPQVPGKIESANVIAGQNVKKGQLLFSLDSDIINNNIAELETALELATIMADKQENLWKQNIGTEVQYLQAKNNRESLERKLATAQSQLSQTRILAPFSGTIDAMDAKVGEMAQPGMPLVRIVNPNDVHISSDVSERFIGKFKKADQVDVYFPSQDKKMVSQVSSVGQVINSQNRTFEMEVYLPTLDFPVKPNQVVVLNLRDYQNEQALVVPTQLIQKDNKGSFVFEIVKEGSNLVAKKVYVETGVTYNNETEIKSGLKANQRLANKGFRELSEGVIVSIKEDKPAK; translated from the coding sequence ATGAAAAAATTAACATATATCATTCCATTGATCCTTGTATTTGCCGTTGGATGTTCGAGCGATTTGGAAACTAAGAAAGCAGAAGTTGAGGAATTGAAAACTCAAATTCAAGACCTCAAAGGTCAAGTAGTGGCCCTCGAAGAGGAAATCAGAAAAGAAGATCCAGCGTACGGAAAAGTCACAGTCAATAAAACTTTGATTACGGTGCTGGATGTGGTCCCGAGATATTTCGAACACAAAATCGAGGTAAGGGGTGCGGTAGAATCAAGAACCAATGTGACTGTTAGTCCTCAAGTTCCCGGGAAAATAGAAAGCGCAAATGTCATTGCCGGACAGAATGTGAAGAAAGGGCAATTGTTGTTTTCTCTGGATAGTGATATTATAAACAACAATATTGCAGAATTGGAAACAGCTCTTGAATTAGCCACGATAATGGCTGATAAGCAAGAAAACCTATGGAAACAAAATATTGGTACTGAAGTTCAATATCTCCAGGCTAAAAACAATAGAGAGTCTTTAGAGAGAAAGTTAGCAACAGCTCAATCTCAACTCAGTCAGACTAGAATATTGGCTCCTTTTTCAGGGACAATAGATGCGATGGATGCTAAAGTGGGGGAGATGGCACAGCCAGGAATGCCATTGGTGAGAATTGTTAATCCTAACGACGTGCACATCAGTTCGGATGTGTCTGAACGATTCATTGGCAAATTCAAAAAGGCCGATCAAGTGGATGTGTATTTCCCATCTCAGGATAAGAAAATGGTAAGTCAAGTGTCCTCTGTTGGTCAAGTGATCAATAGCCAGAATCGTACTTTCGAAATGGAAGTGTATTTACCAACACTTGATTTTCCTGTCAAGCCCAATCAGGTGGTTGTGCTCAACCTTAGAGACTACCAAAATGAACAGGCTTTAGTTGTGCCCACTCAGTTGATTCAAAAAGACAATAAAGGGTCATTTGTATTCGAAATCGTTAAGGAAGGAAGTAATCTGGTGGCGAAGAAAGTGTATGTGGAGACAGGCGTGACTTACAACAACGAGACAGAAATCAAATCTGGATTGAAAGCCAATCAAAGACTGGCCAATAAAGGTTTCCGTGAGCTATCCGAAGGGGTGATAGTTAGTATCAAAGAGGATAAACCTGCCAAATAA
- a CDS encoding efflux RND transporter permease subunit: MADSNVKNKQIEKEFGLTTLSINNRTTVLVLSALIVLMGISTYINLPKESFPEIRQPKVYIGTPHPGNSPVDMENLITRPIEKELNTISAVEEIRSTSVQDYSTIIVEFTSTTLIEDALTKVKDAVDKAKPELPSDLEKDPNIFEMNFSEFPVLNINLSGNFSIEELNDYAEDLEDEIEKISQISKVDIRGVDEKEVRVNVDPYQMEARLVNFGDIENAIRAENITLSGGNLKEGDIRRSIRVVGEFKDPKDLLKVVVKHEKGNIVYLGDIAEVEFDYKEKQNYARLNGKPVVMLDIVKRSGENLLIATDKIDEIIADFKANRFPEGMEVTKTNDQSQQTRDMVSSLENNIISGVLLVVLVLLFFLGTRNALFVGVAIPLSMFMAFMILGMFGITINMMVLFSLIMALGMLVDNGIVVVENVYRLREQGLSAYEATKRGVGEVAWPIIASTATTLAAFLPLAFWPGIMGEFMKFLPITLMVTLGSSLFVALVINPVLITAFMKLDDGKPADKKKIFIYFGIALGLGLLLLFTDIAPIGRLSIAFGLVILLNVFVLIPISRKFQRSFLPWLEGVYKKSMQFALAGWMPYVFFWGTVGLLFFSVALMNVFPPNVEFFPKTPPKYVNVFVEYPIGTDVETTNAFTSKLEKKVAVLVKPYGEVVESITVNVGAGASDPMDQSSFGQSDTPNKARITVNFVEFRERNGVSTNEILDKIRSSMSGYPGVAVTVDQNSDGPPVGKPISIEIIGDDFATLIDLSEQMKSFINKSGIEGIEKLKSDLETGKPELVVDIDREKARRFGLSTQGIAMEIRTALFGKEVSKYKRGEDDYEIQVRLAEKYRYDIDALMNKSIVYRNQSNGKIVSVPISSVATADLSSTYGSIRRKDLNRVATLTSNVVSGYNATLINDQIKALLSDFKMPIGYEFRFGGEQEKQAKEMAFLSKALLIAVFMIFLIIVSQFNKITTPFIIMMSVVLSTIGVFLGLVVFQMNFVVIMTMIGIISLAGIVVNNAIVLIDFIELSRNQLRADKGVDKLEMSDIISAIATAGATRLRPVLLTAITTILGLIPLAVGINIDFINFFASLDADFYLGGDNVAFWGPMSWTIIFGLTFATFLTLFIVPVMYLFFAKLNRKLGIS; encoded by the coding sequence ATGGCTGATAGCAATGTAAAAAATAAACAAATAGAGAAGGAGTTTGGGCTGACCACACTCTCGATCAACAACAGAACTACCGTGTTGGTATTGAGTGCTTTGATTGTCTTGATGGGCATTTCGACGTATATCAACTTACCAAAGGAGAGTTTTCCTGAGATTCGACAACCAAAGGTTTATATCGGTACGCCACACCCAGGTAATTCCCCGGTTGATATGGAAAATTTGATCACCAGGCCCATTGAGAAAGAGCTTAATACCATTTCCGCTGTGGAGGAAATCCGATCCACTTCTGTTCAGGATTATTCTACCATCATTGTGGAGTTTACTTCTACGACTTTGATCGAAGATGCTTTGACTAAAGTGAAAGATGCTGTAGATAAAGCAAAGCCTGAATTGCCTAGTGATCTGGAAAAAGATCCGAATATATTCGAAATGAACTTTTCGGAGTTCCCAGTTTTGAATATTAACCTGTCTGGAAATTTTAGCATCGAAGAGCTGAATGACTACGCAGAAGATCTGGAAGATGAAATTGAAAAGATTAGTCAAATTTCTAAAGTGGATATTCGAGGGGTCGACGAGAAAGAAGTTCGGGTAAATGTGGATCCATATCAAATGGAAGCCCGTTTGGTGAACTTTGGGGACATCGAAAACGCCATCCGTGCGGAGAATATCACACTTTCTGGAGGAAACTTGAAAGAAGGAGATATACGTCGTTCGATCCGTGTGGTGGGCGAATTCAAAGACCCAAAGGATCTGCTCAAAGTAGTGGTTAAACATGAAAAAGGCAATATTGTATACTTAGGAGATATTGCTGAAGTAGAATTCGACTACAAAGAAAAGCAGAATTATGCTCGCCTCAATGGTAAGCCTGTTGTGATGCTCGACATTGTAAAAAGAAGTGGAGAGAATTTGTTGATCGCTACGGATAAAATCGACGAGATCATCGCTGACTTCAAAGCTAACAGATTCCCTGAGGGCATGGAAGTGACCAAAACCAATGACCAGTCTCAGCAAACCAGAGACATGGTGAGTAGTTTGGAAAATAATATTATTTCTGGGGTGTTGCTAGTGGTTCTTGTACTGCTATTTTTCTTGGGCACTAGAAATGCGCTGTTCGTTGGGGTAGCCATTCCACTTTCGATGTTCATGGCATTTATGATTTTGGGAATGTTCGGCATCACGATCAATATGATGGTGCTGTTCTCTTTGATCATGGCACTGGGTATGTTGGTGGACAATGGTATTGTGGTCGTGGAAAATGTTTATCGATTGAGAGAGCAAGGTCTATCGGCATATGAAGCGACCAAAAGGGGTGTGGGTGAAGTGGCTTGGCCAATTATTGCTTCCACAGCTACGACTTTGGCTGCATTCTTACCTTTGGCTTTCTGGCCGGGTATCATGGGTGAGTTTATGAAGTTTTTGCCGATTACTCTGATGGTGACTTTAGGCTCTTCTTTGTTTGTGGCATTAGTTATCAATCCTGTTTTGATTACCGCATTCATGAAGTTGGACGACGGCAAGCCTGCGGATAAAAAGAAGATTTTTATCTACTTTGGCATTGCCTTGGGATTGGGTCTTTTGCTACTGTTCACAGACATAGCACCTATAGGCAGATTATCTATCGCGTTTGGTTTGGTTATTCTATTAAACGTGTTTGTGCTAATTCCTATTTCCAGGAAATTCCAAAGATCGTTTTTGCCTTGGTTAGAAGGAGTGTACAAGAAGTCTATGCAATTTGCTTTAGCAGGATGGATGCCTTATGTGTTCTTCTGGGGAACCGTAGGATTATTATTTTTCTCTGTGGCTTTGATGAATGTCTTTCCTCCAAATGTTGAATTCTTCCCTAAAACACCACCGAAATATGTGAATGTGTTTGTGGAGTATCCAATTGGTACAGATGTAGAGACAACCAATGCATTTACCTCTAAGCTCGAAAAGAAAGTGGCGGTACTCGTCAAGCCTTATGGTGAAGTTGTAGAGTCGATCACTGTCAACGTGGGCGCAGGAGCTTCCGACCCGATGGATCAATCTTCATTTGGGCAAAGTGATACGCCGAATAAGGCACGGATTACAGTCAACTTTGTTGAGTTCAGAGAAAGAAATGGTGTTTCAACAAATGAAATTTTGGACAAAATCAGATCGTCCATGTCGGGTTATCCAGGTGTGGCAGTTACTGTGGATCAAAATAGTGATGGCCCTCCGGTAGGTAAACCTATCAGTATCGAAATCATCGGAGACGATTTTGCTACCTTGATCGATTTGTCTGAGCAGATGAAGAGCTTTATCAACAAATCTGGAATAGAGGGTATTGAGAAATTGAAATCTGATTTGGAGACTGGAAAGCCAGAATTAGTAGTTGATATTGACCGAGAAAAGGCTAGAAGGTTTGGTCTATCTACGCAAGGAATAGCTATGGAAATTCGTACGGCGCTATTCGGGAAAGAAGTTTCTAAATACAAACGAGGAGAAGATGATTATGAAATTCAGGTGAGGCTGGCTGAAAAGTACAGATATGACATCGATGCCTTGATGAATAAGAGCATCGTTTATAGAAATCAGTCTAATGGTAAGATTGTGAGTGTTCCTATCTCTTCTGTAGCTACAGCCGATTTGAGCTCGACTTATGGTTCGATCCGAAGAAAAGATTTAAATCGAGTGGCAACACTTACCTCGAACGTGGTGAGTGGCTATAATGCCACTTTGATCAATGATCAGATCAAGGCCTTATTGAGTGATTTCAAAATGCCAATAGGCTACGAGTTTAGATTTGGTGGAGAGCAAGAAAAGCAAGCCAAAGAAATGGCTTTCTTGAGTAAGGCATTGTTGATAGCTGTATTCATGATCTTCCTGATTATCGTATCACAGTTCAACAAGATTACTACTCCGTTCATAATCATGATGTCTGTAGTGTTGAGTACCATTGGTGTGTTCTTAGGACTAGTTGTTTTCCAAATGAATTTCGTAGTCATTATGACCATGATTGGGATTATTTCCTTAGCGGGAATTGTGGTGAACAATGCCATCGTATTGATTGATTTTATCGAGTTGAGTAGAAATCAATTGAGAGCCGACAAAGGAGTGGACAAGCTGGAAATGAGCGATATCATCAGTGCCATTGCTACTGCAGGTGCCACACGTTTGAGACCT